In Bacillus weihaiensis, the genomic stretch CCCAATTGATAATTGTCCCATAATCACTTGATAGCCTGCATAGCTGATCACGATTAATGGAGAAATGTCTGTCAGCGTATTAACGACAGCGAATGTTTTAGCATTCCAGCTTGTATGGTCTAATGCTTTTGTGAGAAAATTCGAGTTTACGTTGGCAAATTGATTTTGCTCAAAATCTTCTGTTGCAAAGCTCCTAACTACGGGCATTCCTTGAACACGCTCATGAAGATGTCCCTGCACCTCTGCTAAAGCTTGCGAGCGCACTCTTGTTAAGTGACGAAGCTTTCCGTAAAAATACCTTACTGAAAGTCCGTATAGCGGAAATAACACAATTGAAATTAACGTTAGCTTTATATCCATCGTGAGCATAATGATGATCGCAATAATAATGGTTACAACATCCAGCCATACATTCATTAACCCTGTTATAACAAAATTCTTTGTTTGCTCTACATCATTTATCACGCGTGAAATAATTTCTCCCGCTCGATTGTTCGCATAATATTTCAAGCTTAACTTTTGAAGATGGGTAAATAATTGATCCCTAATATCATATAAAATTTTACTCGCTGTCCACTGTGCAAAATATTGACGATAATACTCTACAGGTGGTCTAACGACAACAAACAAAACAAACACCGCACCCATAATCGTAAACAATTCTTGAGTTTTTTCTGCATCCGTTGCTGTTCCACCTATAATATTATCCACCACATGTCTAATCAATAAAGGCAAAAGCAATGGAATCGAAAATTTGATAATGCCTATAAAAATCGTCCCAATAATTTGTAATCGATATGGCTTCACAAACTTCATATATCTTTTTATTGCGCCCAAATCAATCCCCCGTTTCATAAAACAGAACCAACCCTAACTAGAAAGGCTCCTGACAGCTTTCGTTCGCCCCAGATAACCAAAAATCAGCTCTTATTCTTATCATTTCCCTAGTCGTTATCAAAACCTAATAAGAAAGATATTCCTTGTTGACGCCTTTATTTACTTATACGACCATTTAGATAATCTTATACTTTCTACTCGCATAAAAAAGGCTGACTCCTAAATCCCTTTTAGAATTTAGAGCCACCCTTTTACGCTAGTCCTATTATTTTACATAAGTTAAGTAACGTTCATACCATTCATCGATAAATTCTGGCGCGAATGGTCCTTTTTTTTGCCTAATCCATCTAAGCAATGTTTCTAAGTTGTTTTTCAAAATAATGTCAATCACTTCAGGATAGTTCATAAGCTTACTGTGAAGTTCGTATTCATCTTCGTCCAATATTGTATAGGTCATATCTGGATAGACTTTTACATCAAGATCATAGTCAATATATTTTAATGCTTCGTCATCCCATACAAAGGGCGAGCTTATATTGCAATAATAATAAACTCCGTCTTCGCGAAGCATGCCAATGATATTAAACCAATGTCTGGCATGAAAATAACATATGGCCGGTTCTCTTGTTATCCACGTTCTACCGTCTGATTCTGTTACAATGGTTCTGTCATTTCCACCAATAATACAGTGTTGTGATCCTTTGAGAACAGTAGTTTCCTCCCAGACTCTGTGAATATAGCCATTATGTTTATAACTATGAATTTGAATTTTATCTCCTTCCCTGGGAAAGCCCACTTTTCTCCCCTTCTTTCAGTTTAGCGCTTCGTGAAAGAACATTCACAAACGTTCACGTAATGTATTTCTTTCCATTATAACGTTTGTGATATAAAAAAGAAAATAAAAGAAGTTCTGAATAGAAATACAGATTCAAAATTTTATTAATAAACGCAAAAAAGCATAGAATGCGTTGACTAGTTTCAGGCCTATTTAGTCGTCTTTGCATGCAATGCTTTTTTTGTTGTGTAGGATTGTATTACTTGCTCTGGACCCTTGTACTACCCTCTCCAGCCTTTTTATCTCCTCAGAAAATTTATAAAGGATTTAAGAAACTGTTTCTACACGCTGCTCTTCATAGGTTTTTATTACATCCTCTGTTTGTTGTTCAAAGATTTGTTGGATCTTTGTTAATTCATCTTTCATATTCTCAATTTCGTTTTGGACGGAAAGGATTTTGGTTTCATCTTGTAATTGGATTAATTGCTGTTTAATTTCCTGACATCTTTCTATTTCGGACTGTAAATATAAGAGCTTATCCATTGTTTTTAACTGTTCACCAACAAGCTGATCAAAATTCATTTTGTGCTCCTTTCTACTAAAGAGAAAAATAGGTTGTGTATAATAATCATTCTTCATCAATGGGTTTAACCCTTTGACTAGTTATGTAGAGGAAACAGAAGTTTTGTCGTTTTCACTTTAAATCGCTCAGAGCACTTTGGACCTAAAAGAAAAACACCTTAAACATCACCCTTCTTTCTCAAAAAAAGACACCTCTCCACGAATAGAGAGGTGTCTTTTGCAAAAGCTAATTAAGAGTTTTTACCTTTGTTAGCTTCAGCTTGTTGGTTGTATTTTTTTACATGTTGAACATCAGTTTGGCTAGCAAATTCAGTACCGTATTGACCTGCACCTGCTTGACCTTGCTCAGCTTGAGCGTTTTGTTGTTTAACGTGTTGGATGTTTGTACCTGATGCTGTTTTACCAGCTTGGTAATTGTTGTTCTGTGCCATTCGTTATCACCTCCACGAAATATAGATTGTCCCGGAGGTGAGATTTATATCCAAGAAATTTTTATTTTTTTTGCTGATGGATTTATTTAAGGATTTAGGTTTGTTGCTATCCTTTTATTTTTGTTAAACAAGAATTGAGCGGCCACCATCGACGATAAGTGTTTGACCTCTAATCATCGAAGCTTTATCCGTTAATAAGAATTCTATGGCATTCACCATATCCTCAATTTCAACCATTCTTCCTGCTGGTGTGTTCTTTCTCGCATCTAAAAGAAGCTCTTCACGATTTGGGAAATGCTTTAATGCGTCTGTGTCAACAGCTCCACCTGATACGGCATTGACGATAATATTCTTAGGAGAAAGTTCAACAGCTAGGTAACGTGTTAATGCTTCTAGTGCAGCTTTTGACACTCCAACCGTTGTGTAGTTCTCAAGATAGCGAATAGATCCTAATGAGCTTGTGCTCACGATAAATCCTCCACCGTTTCTTTCCATAAGCTTTGCTGCTTCTTGTGCACAGAACAGGAGCGCTTTACTATTAATATTCATCGTCCAATCCCAGTGACTTTCCTCTAATTCCATAGCAGGCTTTTGAACACCAGAAGCAGCATTATTTACGAATATGTCTAGTCTGCCGAATTCTTCCTCTATCTGTCCAAACATTTCTTTAATTTTTTCAGGCTTCCCAACATTTGCTTTCACTGCAATAGCTTTTACACCTAATGCTTGAATTTCTTCAACAACTTCAAATGCAGCCGTTTTACTACGTGCATAGTTTACGACAATATCGTATCCTTTTTCTGCTAGTCGAATCGCTACTGCTCGACCGATTCCGCGACTACTTCCTGTTATTAATGCAACTTTATTTTGTTGGCTCATTTTAACAGCTCCTTATATGTAAACATCGTATAGATGTAAACATTGTATCAGATACTAAGGTGAAACATCTATGACTTGGCCTGATTTTTACCAAGTGAAGATGTGAGTAAGAATAAAGGGGGATTTTCATGTACGTTGGTCGAGATATGACAGAGTTGTCGATGATGTCTAAAAAGGATTGGAAAAAAGAAGAATTAGCTTATTTCCATCATTCTCTTCAACAAATGGTCCCTTATTTAAATGTTGAAGGTCAAACAATACACCGTGAAATCGTTCAGGAAATCACATCACGTGGTGGCTTAAAACGTAACGAAGCAGATTGGACGCATGGTACTCGAGTGATCTATGACTAAAGAATCCTTCTGGACTAAGCTTTGAACCATAAAAATGCGCACGAAAACGGCAGGTCGTTCATCGACCTGCCGTACCCTCTGCTTCATATAAACGATAGATTTTTTGATGGGAAACAGGAAATGCATACTTCTGTAATTCTTCTAGTGTTACGGGAAGTAGGTCTTTGTTTGGTTGATTGTTTATTTTCCCAACAAATACAGATATATTCCAAATAAGATGGGAAAATATATGCTCAACTGTTCCTACTAGTTCAGAGAGATCGGCCTCTACTGTATATTCTTCTAACAAAAATTGATTCAGTTGTTCACGGTACGTTTTTTCTGAATCTGCATCTATCTCAACATTTGGATATTCCCAAAGATTTGCTAATAAACCGCTACTTGGACGTTTATGAATATAAAGTTTTCCCTGCTCATCGTATAATACAACAGCTGCCATTTGTAGTGGCTTTGGCTTTTTCTTCTTACTTTTAACGGGCAGTTCTGCTTGTACTCCTTCTTCAAAAGCTGTGCATTGTTCGCGAACTGGACATAATAAACAAGAAGGTGATGTTGGTGTACAAATTAATGCTCCAAGCTCCATAACAGCCTGGTTAAAGGAAGAAGGATCTTCTTTTGAAATAAGCTCGTATGTGGCATCTTCAAATGTCTTCCTTGATTTTGGCTTGGCGATGTCTTCCCAAATCGATAATATTCTAGAGAATACTCTCATCACATTACCATCTACTGCAGGTTCAGGAATATCGTAGGCAATACTTAAGATAGCCCCTCTTGTGTAGGGTCCTACTCCCTTTAGCTTTGAGATTTCTTCAGGTGTATTGGGAACAATTCCCCCATAAACCTCCTTCACTTCTTTTACTGCTGCATGCAGATTTCTTACTCTAGAGTAATACCCAAGTCCTTCCCATGCTTTTAGTACATCCTCTTCATCTGCAGTTGCTAGCGCTTCTATGGTAGGAAATTTTTCAATAAAGTTGTGGAAATAAGGAATTACAGTATCAACTCTTGTTTGCTGAAGCATGATTTCAGAAACCCATATTTTATAGGGATCTTGATCCATCCTCCAAGGTAGGTCTCTTTTTTCTGCTTTATACCATGATAATAAATTGTGACGAAACTCTTCTATAGGAAAGCCTACTAGCTTTTCTTGAAGCTCTTTTTTCATAAACGTGCTCCTTTAAATGTTATTTTCCTCGATTTTTGGGAAAATAAGAAATAACGTGAGATGACTTTTACACCTTTGCTCTTTTACGCCAGAACAAAAGAGCTACTTATTCTAAAAATCAGTGTCCACGATAAAATCGGGACTTAGCTTTTTTTGCAAAAGCCAATCTACAGCCTTTAGCTTTTATAAGGATAGTACAAGATGGTACATTTATAAAGAGTGGATGTTTAAAATACGGCAACTTGGACAACATTACCACATATAAATTCCATAAAAAAGATCTGTGTATCTATACGGACTCGGACGTTTTCACTAGATAGTGACATGTTGAACGCGCTTATTTTCCTCTACAAAAAAACGATAAAATCATGTAGGAATTAGCCAAACTTAGGAGGTATTATTTTTGGATACCGGAACACATATTGTAATGGGAATTGCTTTAGGGGGCTTAGCCACACTTGACCCTGCTGTTGGTGTTGATAACCCTACCGCTCAGGCCGTCATGATCGGAACCCTCGTTGGTTCTCAAGCACCTGATTTAGATACGGTTTTAAAGCTTCGAAACAATGCAAAATATATTCGTAATCATAGAGGGATTACTCATTCTATACCAGCCATCTTTATTTGGTCGTTTTTAATCACTGGATTATTGACCATATTCATACCAGAAAGTAATCTTCTTCATTTATGGCTTTGGACGTTGCTTGCCATTGTTTTGCATGTATTTGTGGACATCTTCAATGCATACGGAACCCAAGCACTACGACCCTTTTCCAAAAAGTGGGTGGCTTTAGGGGTCATTAATACCTTTGATCCTTTTATCTTTTTTGCCCATATTGTCGGGATCGTCATTTGGACATTTGGAGGTCATCCCGGTCTTACCTTTTTAAGTGTTTATGCTGTTTTACTTGTCTATTATCTTTTACGCTTTGCGATGAAGAGACGTATTATTGAACAGCTTCATAAAAGAATAAAGAAGATTGATCAAATTCTTATTTCACCCACAATGAGGTTTAGACATTGGCATATAGCTGTTATGACAGAAGATAAGTTTTTTGTCGCACGCTCAGTTAATGGAAGGCTAATTTTTTTAGATGAATTCGAGCGTATTCCGGTTCCGCAGACCGAGGTTATCAAAGCGGCTGAAGAGGATGATAATATCTCTGCTTTTTTATCTTTCTCCCCTGTTTACAGATGGGAAGTGGATGAATATACAGATCATTATGAGGTTCGTTTTATTGATCTTCGTTACCGTAGTAAGGGCTACTACCCATTTGTGGCGATTGTTCAGCTTGACCTTCATTTAAATATTGTGAGCTCTTATACCGGCTGGATTTTCAGTGAAGAAAAGCTAAGAAAGAAACTGGAGTTAGTCCCTGAATAATTTGATCAGACCGTTAAAAGCCGGTCGTCTATAACGACTGTATTTTTTCTCTCGACATGAGAGTTTCGCTAAACACCCACAAAAGAGGCTGGGACAAACAAAGGGCCGCACCCTCCGAACCAATTTTTGTGTACACTTGGATCATTCAGTGCGGGCGGTAAGGTGCCAGGTCCTTCTGTTCTAGCCTTTTGTTTAATGCTTGAGATAATCTTCGTTATTTAATAAGTGACTATATTTCGGGTTTGTCGCAATAAATTCATGAAGCTTGTCACCATAGTGTGTGATTAACTGCCTAACAACCATTTCTGTTGTTTCTTTCCCTCTATACGTTCTGCCTGTCTTTGCTTGAGTCGATTCGAAGTCTTCCCATAGAAGTTCAATCCACGTTCTAGCTTGGGCATATGACAGGGTGTTATTCTTTTCCAACAGCTCTTTTGTTAATCGTTCAAAATAAATTTCCATAATTCTCACCTCTAGGTAGGATTCGTTACTTATATTATTGTTAAAATGCCTCATACTATTAATACGCTTCTTTAAGGGGAGCGAATGATGATGAGTGGAGGGGACCTACAATGCGCAACAAAGAAACTGGATTTCCCAACATGAACAATAACAAGTTTGAAGGCGAGCCAAGAGCAAAAGCTGAATATGCATCAAAACGAGCTAATGGTACCATTAATACTCATCCACAAGAACGAATGAGAGCTTCTGGTAACCGTGAAAAGCCTTACTCATAAAACCTTAAAACTTGCGGAGGTGTCTAACAATGGGTACAAATCAAAAGAAAAAATTCTATGATAATTTGTATTCTAACGCATATACACAGCCATGGGCTAATCCAAAGCATGCGCATGCACAGGTTAATGGGGAAACCCAGCAAACCCAGGACTTAATCATCTTAGAGAGACAGACGCGTAAACGCTCATAGTTCTTTTCTCTATGAAGACTGACAGCATCACTGCTTGTCAGTCTTCATTAACATGGCAATAGGTAATGCATCTTCTTTTGAAGGATCTGAGAGACGAAAGCCCCAAGCAAAAATCCCATTCATGTAATGAATCTTAAAGTACTCACCAGGTGCTCCTTCTATTTCATACACTTCTTCAGGCTTATAGTCATCTGGATTTAATAAGTAGGATTGAGCCATAGTGATTTTTCTTTCCAAGACAGCAAATTCATTCACGATCCCTAGCTGCTCCGCTTTTCTTGCTTTCTCTTTTAGTTTACCGATTTCATTTTTTAGTTCATATTCTGACATTTCACTATATCGCTTTTCATGTCCACTCATCAGTTTTCTTCCCCTTCTTGTTCTAAATATTTATCAATTAACTCCAAAGGAAACCCCTTACGATATAAAAACTGCTTCATTTTCATCTTAAATACATATGGCTCTTCAGATTGATATTTCCGCTCTGCTTTTTCAGCATGTTTTTCTAATGCAGACCACTCTTCTGATTCATCTTGATTAATGTTTACTTCCTCTAACACAATCGAAATAATTCCAAAAGGAAATCCTTTTCTTACTAAGTATTGCTCCGTTTTTTGCTGGAGTTGAACAGTAGAAAGCTTATGATTTTTCTTTAAAACCTTATTAGCATGTCCAATCGCTTCTTCAATCTGCGCCTCTTGATTATAAGGTTCTAGTGCTTCTTCAATAAAATTCGGATGAACTCCCTTTTCCCGTAGTTCACGTTTAATAACACTTGGTCCTTTTCCATTTGTTTGCCACTGAGTCCGTACATAAGCCTCTGCAAACTCAAGGTCATTAACATACTTATATTCTTGAAGCTTTCCAATCACTTCAAGACATACCACTTCTTCATACTCCTTCTTGAGTAAATAATCCTTCACTTCTTTAATTGAACGCATACGATAGCTTAAGAACTCTAAAGCTTTATTATAGGCTTTCTTAATTAAGTCACCATATTGTATATCCATAATTTCCAAGTCATCAAGTTCTTTCCCTTTTTGGAGATTATATTTAATTAGGATATCTTGATCAACACTAAATGCATACTTTTCACCACTTCCATCATCGAGAAAAATATTAAGGCGATCAGTGGTTTGCTTTTGCGCTGTAATTTTCGTAATAATTGGCATGGTTTTCACCTACTTATCTAAAGATTAGGCTGTGTTAAACGTGGTTGTTATTTCCCTTATAGGCATCTGCTTCCCTCAAGCGAGTTAGGAGCCTCATCTTCAATCAGCAAAGAGCTAAAAATCAACAGGAAACATTGGGTATCGCAGCCAAAAGTAGTTAAGCAACAAAGTTTAACAAGGAGAGCCTATTAAAAAGAAGGATATCTTTCTAAAAAAGGGTATAAAGAAAGATATAGGGTTATTTTTTAAAAAGGACGTGATGAGAATGAAAATCGCTATTTCTGGTGGAACAGGCTTTGTAGGAAAGCATTTAACCGATTACTTTCTTAAACAAAATCATGATGTATATATTTTAACACGAAGTGAAAAAACTTCTTCTAAAAAGAACTTACACTATATAAAATGGCTAACAGATCAAGCTAAACCAGCCACACATCTAGAGGGTGTCGATGTGGTCATTAATCTGGCAGGAAAATCCATTAATGACCGATGGACAGATGAAGCAAAAAGACAGATTATCCAAAGCCGTATAGAGGCAACGAAAGCGATGTATAGCATTGTAAGCAGCTTAGAAAGAAAACCATCTGTGTTTATTAACGCAAGTGCTATCGGTATTTATGGTACTTCAAAGGATCAAGTATTTACAGAAAGATCGACTGAACATGGCTCTGATTTTTTAGCAGAAACGGTTGATGTATGGGAAAAAGAAGCGAAAAACATACAAAAGCTAGGTGTAAGAACAGCTTTTACTAGGTTCGGAATCGTGCTTGGCGAGGAAGGTGCACTTCCTAAAATGCTCTTACCTTATAAGCTCTTCGCGGGTGGAAAACTCGGTTCTGGTACCCAATGGATGTCATGGATCCACATCGACGATTTAGTTCGTATGATTGATCACGTGATAAAAACACCTAGCCTATCTGGTCCAGTCAATGTAACAGCACCAAATCCTGTTCAAATGAATGAGTTTGGGAAAACAATTGCCAAAACAATCAATCGACCACATTGGCTACCAGCTCCTTCATTTGCTATTAAAGCCATTTTGGGTGAAATGAGCATCCTACTTTTAGAAGGGCAAAAGGTGTTACCAGAAAAGGCAGTAGAAACTAGCTTCACCTTCACCTTTCCACATTTACAACCTGCATTAGAGGACATTGTAAAATCTTAAACCTTTGAGAATGGAGATACCTATGAAATCACTTTTTAAAAGGGCAACTGTTTATCCTGTAACAACTGCTGTTTTAAGAGAAACTGATCTTTTAGTCGAAAATGGAAGGATTGCTAAAATCGGTAAGAACCTAGAAGCTGATTCGGACACATCGATTATTGATTGCAAGGATTCGTTTTTATTTCCTGGATTTATTGATGTTCATACCCATTTAGGCTTGTATGACGAGGGGACTGGCTGGGCAGGCAATGACGCAAATGAAACCATCGAGCCCCTCACCCCTCATATTCGAGCGCTGGACGGCGTTCACACCTTGGATCCTGCATTTAAGGATGCGATTAAATATGGCATAACCACCGCACATGTTATGCCAGGAAGCGCTAATGTTATAGGCGGAACTACCTCTGTTTTAAAAACACATGGTACCAATATTTCGTCCATGATCATTCAAGAAACAGCAGGCCTGAAAATAGCACTCGGTGAAAACCCTAAACGAATGCATAGCCACGGCAACAAGGAGTCGATTACGAGAATGGGAATTATGGGGATGCTTAGAGAAGCATTCTATAAAGCTAAGCATTGTGATGAAAAGGAGGATTTCCGCTCCATTCCACTTAAACAAGCATTACGTAGAGAAATACCTGTACGAATTCATGCGCATCGTGCTGATGATATTATGAGTGCCATTCGTTTTGCCGAGGAATTTCAGCTAGATTACAGAATTGAACATTGTACAGAAGGACATCTTATCGCGGATGAACTAGCAGGAAAGAAAGCAAAAGTTAGTGTCGGTCCAACCTTAACAAGAAGATCAAAGATAGAGTTAAAAAATAAAAGCTGGACCACCTACCAAGCTCTCTCTGAAAAAGGTGTAGAGGTTTCTATTACAACCGATCATCCGTACACACCCATTCAATATTTAAACTTATGTGCCTCAATTGCTGTGAGAGAAGGGTTTGAAGAACAAAAGGCACTAGAAGGCATCACAATTGCTGCTGCACGTAACCTCCGAGTAGATGACCGAGTAGGAAGTATTGAAGTTGGAAAGGATGCAGACTTAGTCGTCTGGAATCACCACCCTTTTCATTTTTTAGCAAAACCACTTTTAACAATGATCAATGGAAAAATTGTCTATACAAATAGGTAGGTTAGGTTTTTTAAAAAACTTTATTACTCAGGCTTATTAATTTCCACATGAATCGAGAAGACCTTGTATCCTGGCACTCAGTTATTTTGGAAGCAGCCATACATCATTAAAATACTATTGTACTATTTTATTATCTGGCTAATTTATCTGAAATATCTAACAGTTTCTACATGCTAGGTCACCTATATGTTTACTAACTATTTTTATAGTTAACATTTTCCTAACCTAAGGAATATTAGGTATATCAACAACTATATTACGATAGATAAAAAAATTTTTAATTCGACAAAAAAAGTTGTATCTTTTTTTAAGAAATTGACGTATTATACTCCAAGGAGCTACAAGATTTACACTACATTTCATATA encodes the following:
- a CDS encoding YpzG family protein; the encoded protein is MGTNQKKKFYDNLYSNAYTQPWANPKHAHAQVNGETQQTQDLIILERQTRKRS
- the recX gene encoding recombination regulator RecX; the protein is MPIITKITAQKQTTDRLNIFLDDGSGEKYAFSVDQDILIKYNLQKGKELDDLEIMDIQYGDLIKKAYNKALEFLSYRMRSIKEVKDYLLKKEYEEVVCLEVIGKLQEYKYVNDLEFAEAYVRTQWQTNGKGPSVIKRELREKGVHPNFIEEALEPYNQEAQIEEAIGHANKVLKKNHKLSTVQLQQKTEQYLVRKGFPFGIISIVLEEVNINQDESEEWSALEKHAEKAERKYQSEEPYVFKMKMKQFLYRKGFPLELIDKYLEQEGEEN
- a CDS encoding metal-dependent hydrolase gives rise to the protein MDTGTHIVMGIALGGLATLDPAVGVDNPTAQAVMIGTLVGSQAPDLDTVLKLRNNAKYIRNHRGITHSIPAIFIWSFLITGLLTIFIPESNLLHLWLWTLLAIVLHVFVDIFNAYGTQALRPFSKKWVALGVINTFDPFIFFAHIVGIVIWTFGGHPGLTFLSVYAVLLVYYLLRFAMKRRIIEQLHKRIKKIDQILISPTMRFRHWHIAVMTEDKFFVARSVNGRLIFLDEFERIPVPQTEVIKAAEEDDNISAFLSFSPVYRWEVDEYTDHYEVRFIDLRYRSKGYYPFVAIVQLDLHLNIVSSYTGWIFSEEKLRKKLELVPE
- a CDS encoding DUF402 domain-containing protein, with the translated sequence MGFPREGDKIQIHSYKHNGYIHRVWEETTVLKGSQHCIIGGNDRTIVTESDGRTWITREPAICYFHARHWFNIIGMLREDGVYYYCNISSPFVWDDEALKYIDYDLDVKVYPDMTYTILDEDEYELHSKLMNYPEVIDIILKNNLETLLRWIRQKKGPFAPEFIDEWYERYLTYVK
- a CDS encoding gamma-type small acid-soluble spore protein, with the translated sequence MAQNNNYQAGKTASGTNIQHVKQQNAQAEQGQAGAGQYGTEFASQTDVQHVKKYNQQAEANKGKNS
- a CDS encoding small, acid-soluble spore protein K, encoding MRNKETGFPNMNNNKFEGEPRAKAEYASKRANGTINTHPQERMRASGNREKPYS
- a CDS encoding YgaB family protein, whose translation is MNFDQLVGEQLKTMDKLLYLQSEIERCQEIKQQLIQLQDETKILSVQNEIENMKDELTKIQQIFEQQTEDVIKTYEEQRVETVS
- a CDS encoding TIGR01777 family oxidoreductase: MKIAISGGTGFVGKHLTDYFLKQNHDVYILTRSEKTSSKKNLHYIKWLTDQAKPATHLEGVDVVINLAGKSINDRWTDEAKRQIIQSRIEATKAMYSIVSSLERKPSVFINASAIGIYGTSKDQVFTERSTEHGSDFLAETVDVWEKEAKNIQKLGVRTAFTRFGIVLGEEGALPKMLLPYKLFAGGKLGSGTQWMSWIHIDDLVRMIDHVIKTPSLSGPVNVTAPNPVQMNEFGKTIAKTINRPHWLPAPSFAIKAILGEMSILLLEGQKVLPEKAVETSFTFTFPHLQPALEDIVKS
- the mutY gene encoding A/G-specific adenine glycosylase; amino-acid sequence: MKKELQEKLVGFPIEEFRHNLLSWYKAEKRDLPWRMDQDPYKIWVSEIMLQQTRVDTVIPYFHNFIEKFPTIEALATADEEDVLKAWEGLGYYSRVRNLHAAVKEVKEVYGGIVPNTPEEISKLKGVGPYTRGAILSIAYDIPEPAVDGNVMRVFSRILSIWEDIAKPKSRKTFEDATYELISKEDPSSFNQAVMELGALICTPTSPSCLLCPVREQCTAFEEGVQAELPVKSKKKKPKPLQMAAVVLYDEQGKLYIHKRPSSGLLANLWEYPNVEIDADSEKTYREQLNQFLLEEYTVEADLSELVGTVEHIFSHLIWNISVFVGKINNQPNKDLLPVTLEELQKYAFPVSHQKIYRLYEAEGTAGR
- a CDS encoding YfhJ family protein: MEIYFERLTKELLEKNNTLSYAQARTWIELLWEDFESTQAKTGRTYRGKETTEMVVRQLITHYGDKLHEFIATNPKYSHLLNNEDYLKH
- a CDS encoding YfhH family protein — encoded protein: MSGHEKRYSEMSEYELKNEIGKLKEKARKAEQLGIVNEFAVLERKITMAQSYLLNPDDYKPEEVYEIEGAPGEYFKIHYMNGIFAWGFRLSDPSKEDALPIAMLMKTDKQ
- the fabL gene encoding enoyl-[acyl-carrier-protein] reductase FabL, with translation MSQQNKVALITGSSRGIGRAVAIRLAEKGYDIVVNYARSKTAAFEVVEEIQALGVKAIAVKANVGKPEKIKEMFGQIEEEFGRLDIFVNNAASGVQKPAMELEESHWDWTMNINSKALLFCAQEAAKLMERNGGGFIVSTSSLGSIRYLENYTTVGVSKAALEALTRYLAVELSPKNIIVNAVSGGAVDTDALKHFPNREELLLDARKNTPAGRMVEIEDMVNAIEFLLTDKASMIRGQTLIVDGGRSILV
- a CDS encoding amidohydrolase, which translates into the protein MKSLFKRATVYPVTTAVLRETDLLVENGRIAKIGKNLEADSDTSIIDCKDSFLFPGFIDVHTHLGLYDEGTGWAGNDANETIEPLTPHIRALDGVHTLDPAFKDAIKYGITTAHVMPGSANVIGGTTSVLKTHGTNISSMIIQETAGLKIALGENPKRMHSHGNKESITRMGIMGMLREAFYKAKHCDEKEDFRSIPLKQALRREIPVRIHAHRADDIMSAIRFAEEFQLDYRIEHCTEGHLIADELAGKKAKVSVGPTLTRRSKIELKNKSWTTYQALSEKGVEVSITTDHPYTPIQYLNLCASIAVREGFEEQKALEGITIAAARNLRVDDRVGSIEVGKDADLVVWNHHPFHFLAKPLLTMINGKIVYTNR